In Raphanus sativus cultivar WK10039 chromosome 5, ASM80110v3, whole genome shotgun sequence, the following proteins share a genomic window:
- the LOC108835370 gene encoding probable RNA-binding protein ARP1 isoform X2, giving the protein MTTSNNVSGCFGDTKLTKVFVGGLAWDTNKEAMHDHFIKYGDILEAVIISDKLTRRSKGYGFVTFKDAEAAKKACEDSTPIINGRRANCNLASLGGRLRRSPTVASPRQGSKHVGRPTSGHVGNNQAQWYYPAGFTHQQHQLQQQNHHQTVPFYGYPPSYVVPNMTFNQKVGYVGGAYMNGYYAHPQPQSLPLPLPLPQPQYYHHHHMYSGGRVMVGASPMMPLYTVYPNHQSHAIGFPQPPYMKPISGTVGGGGDSIIKKAIS; this is encoded by the exons ATGACGACGAGCAACAACGTGAGCGGATGTTTTGGAGACACGAAGCTGACCAAAGTGTTTGTAGGAGGATTGGCTTGGGACACTAACAAAGAAGCAATGCATGATCATTTCATCAAGTACGGTGATATCTTGGAGGCAGTCATCATCTCCGACAAACTCACTCGCCGTTCCAAAGGCTACGGCTTT GTGACTTTCAAAGATGCTGAAGCCGCGAAGAAGGCTTGTGAAGACTCGACTCCTATCATCAATGGCCGCCGTGCCAACTGCAATCTTGCCTCCCTCGGTGGCCGCCTTCGTAGATCTCCCACCGTGGCCTCTCCTCGACAAG GATCTAAGCACGTGGGTAGGCCCACGTCTGGACATGTAGGTAATAATCAAGCTCAATGGTACTACCCTGCGGGATTCACGCACCAGCAACATCAACTTCAACAGCAAAACCATCATCAGACCGTTCCTTTCTATGG GTACCCTCCCTCCTATGTCGTCCCGAACATGACCTTCAATCAA AAAGTTGGATACGTTGGAGGTGCCTATATGAACGGGTACTATGCACATCCGCAACCACAATCGCTACCGCTACCGCTACCGCTGCCACAGCCACAATATTACCACCACCATCACATGTATAGTGGAGGACGAGTAATGGTTGGGGCAAGCCCGATGATGCCTCTCTACACTGTCTACCCTAATCATCAATCTCACGCCATCGGTTTTCCTCAACCCCCTTATATGAAACCCATATCAG GTACagttggaggaggaggagatagcATAATAAAGAAGGCCATAAGTTGA
- the LOC108835370 gene encoding probable RNA-binding protein ARP1 isoform X3, protein MTTSNNVSGCFGDTKLTKVFVGGLAWDTNKEAMHDHFIKYGDILEAVIISDKLTRRSKGYGFVTFKDAEAAKKACEDSTPIINGRRANCNLASLGGRLRRSPTVASPRQGSKHVGRPTSGHVGNNQAQWYYPAGFTHQQHQLQQQNHHQTVPFYGYPPSYVVPNMTFNQKVGYVGGAYMNGYYAHPQPQSLPLPLPLPQPQYYHHHHMYSGGRVMVGASPMMPLYTVYPNHQSHAIGFPQPPYMKPISVGGGGDSIIKKAIS, encoded by the exons ATGACGACGAGCAACAACGTGAGCGGATGTTTTGGAGACACGAAGCTGACCAAAGTGTTTGTAGGAGGATTGGCTTGGGACACTAACAAAGAAGCAATGCATGATCATTTCATCAAGTACGGTGATATCTTGGAGGCAGTCATCATCTCCGACAAACTCACTCGCCGTTCCAAAGGCTACGGCTTT GTGACTTTCAAAGATGCTGAAGCCGCGAAGAAGGCTTGTGAAGACTCGACTCCTATCATCAATGGCCGCCGTGCCAACTGCAATCTTGCCTCCCTCGGTGGCCGCCTTCGTAGATCTCCCACCGTGGCCTCTCCTCGACAAG GATCTAAGCACGTGGGTAGGCCCACGTCTGGACATGTAGGTAATAATCAAGCTCAATGGTACTACCCTGCGGGATTCACGCACCAGCAACATCAACTTCAACAGCAAAACCATCATCAGACCGTTCCTTTCTATGG GTACCCTCCCTCCTATGTCGTCCCGAACATGACCTTCAATCAA AAAGTTGGATACGTTGGAGGTGCCTATATGAACGGGTACTATGCACATCCGCAACCACAATCGCTACCGCTACCGCTACCGCTGCCACAGCCACAATATTACCACCACCATCACATGTATAGTGGAGGACGAGTAATGGTTGGGGCAAGCCCGATGATGCCTCTCTACACTGTCTACCCTAATCATCAATCTCACGCCATCGGTTTTCCTCAACCCCCTTATATGAAACCCATATCAG ttggaggaggaggagatagcATAATAAAGAAGGCCATAAGTTGA
- the LOC108835370 gene encoding probable RNA-binding protein ARP1 isoform X1: MTTSNNVSGCFGDTKLTKVFVGGLAWDTNKEAMHDHFIKYGDILEAVIISDKLTRRSKGYGFVTFKDAEAAKKACEDSTPIINGRRANCNLASLGGRLRRSPTVASPRQGSKHVGRPTSGHVGNNQAQWYYPAGFTHQQHQLQQQNHHQTVPFYGYPPSYVVPNMTFNQKVGYVGGAYMNGYYAHPQPQSLPLPLPLPQPQYYHHHHMYSGGRVMVGASPMMPLYTVYPNHQSHAIGFPQPPYMKPISGIVRHFILTIYLDKYKYYFIKTRNNVLLEKGIVDLECVIVRK; this comes from the exons ATGACGACGAGCAACAACGTGAGCGGATGTTTTGGAGACACGAAGCTGACCAAAGTGTTTGTAGGAGGATTGGCTTGGGACACTAACAAAGAAGCAATGCATGATCATTTCATCAAGTACGGTGATATCTTGGAGGCAGTCATCATCTCCGACAAACTCACTCGCCGTTCCAAAGGCTACGGCTTT GTGACTTTCAAAGATGCTGAAGCCGCGAAGAAGGCTTGTGAAGACTCGACTCCTATCATCAATGGCCGCCGTGCCAACTGCAATCTTGCCTCCCTCGGTGGCCGCCTTCGTAGATCTCCCACCGTGGCCTCTCCTCGACAAG GATCTAAGCACGTGGGTAGGCCCACGTCTGGACATGTAGGTAATAATCAAGCTCAATGGTACTACCCTGCGGGATTCACGCACCAGCAACATCAACTTCAACAGCAAAACCATCATCAGACCGTTCCTTTCTATGG GTACCCTCCCTCCTATGTCGTCCCGAACATGACCTTCAATCAA AAAGTTGGATACGTTGGAGGTGCCTATATGAACGGGTACTATGCACATCCGCAACCACAATCGCTACCGCTACCGCTACCGCTGCCACAGCCACAATATTACCACCACCATCACATGTATAGTGGAGGACGAGTAATGGTTGGGGCAAGCCCGATGATGCCTCTCTACACTGTCTACCCTAATCATCAATCTCACGCCATCGGTTTTCCTCAACCCCCTTATATGAAACCCATATCAGGTATTGTTCGTCACTTTATTCTAACCATATATTTGGATAAGtataagtattattttattaaaacccGCAACAATGTCTTGTTGGAAAAAGGTATTGTAGATTTAGAATGTGTCATAGTACGTAAATAG
- the LOC108858584 gene encoding LOW QUALITY PROTEIN: U-box domain-containing protein 3 (The sequence of the model RefSeq protein was modified relative to this genomic sequence to represent the inferred CDS: inserted 2 bases in 2 codons): MNDLPVPTVINTFHIRAVVERISFTSRSSVETGNGFEKVKINVPVSLCGEPQSKDLEIFELSSQKQSYTHSRSESVCSVVSSVDYVPSLTSETQSLPVNHQSYSEMSHESECSVTTMMTSHTIKLVEDLKNGSKKEKTAAAAEIRHLTINSVENRVHIGRCGAITPLLSLLYSEEKLTQEQAVTALLNLSISEVNKAMILEAEAIEPLVHVLNXRAKENAAATLFSLSVLQVNRKRIGQSNAAIQGLVSLLGKGTFRGKKDAASTLFDLSITHENKTHIVQAKAVKHLVEMLDPDLEMIDKAVALLANLSGVGERRQVIVREGGVLLLVETADTVSQRGKENAASVLLQLCLNSPKFCTLVLQEGXIPPLVALSQSGTQRAKEKAHQLLSHFRNQRDARMKKGRS; encoded by the exons TGCCAGTGCCTACAGTGATCAACACATTCCACATACGGGCtgtc GTAGAAAGAATCAGTTTTACCTCAAGATCATCTGTTGAAACTGGAAATGGGTTTGAGAAAGTGAAGATCAACGTGCCTGTTAGTTTATGCGGTGAGCCACAAAGCAAGGACCTTGAGATCTTTGAACTTTCTTCTCAGAAGCAGTCTTATACTCACAGCAGGAGTGAGTCAGTTTGCAGTGTTGTCTCTTCTGTTGATTATGTTCCTTCCTTGACAAGTGAGACACAAAGTTTACCAGTGAACCACCAAAGCTACAGTGAGATGTCTCATGAAAGTGAGTGCTCTGTAACAACAATGATGACTTCACATACCATAAAGTTGGTAGAGGATCTCAAAAACGGATCTAAAAAAGAGAAGACTGCTGCTGCAGCTGAGATACGCCATCTCACCATTAACAGCGTTGAGAATCGTGTTCACATTGGGCGTTGCGGTGCTATCACTCCACTGCTGTCACTTCTATACTCGGAAGAGAAGCTAACACAAGAACAAGCAGTCACAGCTCTCCTGAATCTTTCTATTAGTGAAGTAAACAAAGCCATGATCTTGGAAGCTGAAGCTATAGAACCGCTTGTTCACGTTTTGA ACAGAGCCAAGGAGAATGCAGCAGCTACATTGTTCAGTCTGTCTGTTCTGCAAGTCAACAGGAAGAGAATAGGGCAGTCTAACGCGGCGATACAGGGTCTTGTGAGTCTTCTTGGAAAGGGAACGTTTAGAGGAAAGAAAGATGCTGCTTCTACTTTGTTTGATCTCTCTATAACTCATGAGAACAAGACTCATATTGTGCAAGCTAAGGCGGTTAAGCATCTTGTGGAGATGTTAGATCCGGATTTGGAGATGATTGATAAAGCAGTTGCTCTTCTTGCAAATCTTTCTGGAGTTGGAGAAAGGCGTCAAGTGATTGTGAGGGAAGGTGGGGTGCTGTTGCTTGTTGAGACGGCTGATACAGTGTCTCAGAGAGGGAAAGAGAATGCAGCTTCAGTGCTGCTTCAGTTGTGTCTGAACAGTCCTAAGTTTTGCACTTTGGTCTTGCAAGAAG GTATACCTCCGCTTGTTGCCTTGTCTCAGTCTGGTACACAGAGAGCAAAAGAGAAG GCACATCAACTACTCAGCCACTTCAGGAACCAGCGAGATGCAAGGATGAAGAAAGGTAGATCATGA